Proteins from a genomic interval of Clostridium sp. M62/1:
- a CDS encoding D-2-hydroxyacid dehydrogenase — translation MKCLIIDKVYAGIAEELGKFMEVKTAEHLPSSKEQVLAEIGDVDVLIMRVDPKIDKDILGAAKNLKIIGVCSVGLNHIDMEYAKEKGIQIFNAPGLNANAVAELTISKMLDISRGTMTANYDVKVKHEWDKYKFVGRELRGKTLGVMGFGRIGRRVGELGRAFGMTVVAYDPFLKPEDFEKEHATGMGIDELLKVSDFVSIHVPLTPETKDLFNAKSIAEMKDDAVVLNMSRGGIVNEKDMYEALKAGKIGGYATDVMENELAGSGLTGNDTFASPLFECDNFIVSPHIGAQSVDASKDIGIHIIAKVKEALGL, via the coding sequence ATGAAGTGTCTTATTATTGACAAGGTATACGCAGGCATTGCAGAAGAGCTTGGAAAATTCATGGAAGTTAAGACAGCAGAGCATCTGCCATCCTCCAAGGAGCAGGTTCTGGCTGAGATCGGTGATGTGGACGTGCTGATCATGCGCGTGGATCCGAAGATCGACAAGGATATCCTGGGCGCTGCCAAGAACTTAAAGATCATCGGCGTTTGCTCCGTTGGATTAAACCACATCGATATGGAGTACGCAAAGGAGAAGGGAATCCAGATCTTCAACGCACCTGGCTTAAATGCCAATGCAGTTGCAGAGCTTACCATCTCCAAGATGCTGGACATCTCCCGCGGAACCATGACAGCAAATTACGATGTTAAGGTAAAGCACGAGTGGGATAAGTACAAATTCGTAGGCCGCGAGCTTCGCGGAAAGACTCTGGGCGTTATGGGCTTCGGCCGTATCGGACGCCGTGTCGGCGAGCTGGGACGTGCCTTCGGCATGACTGTAGTTGCTTACGATCCATTCTTAAAGCCAGAGGACTTTGAGAAGGAGCACGCAACAGGAATGGGAATCGACGAGCTGTTAAAGGTTTCCGACTTCGTTTCCATCCATGTTCCGCTGACACCAGAGACAAAGGATCTGTTCAATGCAAAATCCATCGCTGAGATGAAGGATGACGCAGTAGTTCTGAACATGAGCCGCGGCGGAATCGTAAACGAGAAGGATATGTATGAGGCATTAAAGGCCGGCAAGATCGGCGGCTATGCTACAGACGTTATGGAGAACGAGCTGGCAGGAAGCGGACTGACAGGAAATGATACATTCGCAAGCCCGCTGTTTGAGTGCGACAATTTCATCGTTTCCCCACACATCGGAGCACAGTCTGTGGACGCTTCCAAGGACATCGGAATCCACATCATTGCTAAGGTAAAAGAGGCACTGGGACTGTAG
- a CDS encoding PHP domain-containing protein: protein MKMKNLCDLHTHTTASGHAYNTLYEMARAGAEAGLSIFGSSDHAPAMPGTCSEMYFCNFSVIPRELFGVRLLMGCELNIIDFQGTVDLAPWLLERLDYGIASIHDLCFPIGTREENTAAAIGAMKNPFVQIIGHPDSASIPLDYEAVVRAAKENHVLLEVNNSSLKPGSPRPGARENYLTMLELCRRYSTPVIVNSDAHCAADAGNQRFAFELLQETDFPPELVANYSRKLLQDYLERAEL, encoded by the coding sequence ATGAAAATGAAAAACCTTTGCGATCTCCACACACATACGACTGCCAGCGGCCACGCCTACAACACCCTCTACGAAATGGCCCGGGCCGGAGCAGAGGCAGGCCTGTCCATTTTCGGCTCCTCTGACCACGCGCCGGCCATGCCCGGCACCTGCAGCGAAATGTACTTCTGCAACTTTTCCGTTATCCCCAGAGAGCTGTTCGGCGTCCGCCTGCTCATGGGCTGTGAGCTGAACATCATCGACTTCCAGGGCACGGTGGATCTGGCTCCCTGGCTTTTAGAGCGCCTGGACTACGGCATTGCCAGCATCCACGATCTCTGCTTTCCCATCGGAACCAGAGAGGAGAACACCGCCGCTGCCATCGGGGCCATGAAAAATCCTTTCGTGCAGATCATCGGCCACCCTGACAGCGCCTCCATCCCCCTTGACTACGAGGCTGTCGTCCGCGCAGCCAAAGAAAACCACGTTCTCCTTGAAGTCAACAACAGCTCCTTAAAGCCAGGCTCGCCGCGTCCGGGGGCCCGGGAAAACTACCTCACCATGCTGGAGCTCTGCCGCCGCTACAGCACACCCGTTATCGTAAACAGCGATGCCCACTGCGCCGCTGACGCCGGCAATCAGCGCTTTGCCTTTGAGCTGCTTCAGGAAACAGACTTTCCTCCGGAGCTTGTAGCAAATTATTCGAGAAAGCTGCTTCAGGATTACCTGGAGAGAGCTGAACTGTAG
- a CDS encoding S1 RNA-binding domain-containing protein, which yields MSEERLTEEKLNENMENAETMADYEKELEASFKKVKEGDILTGTVIGVTDSQVIVDLKYYAEGIIRREDITDDPDYNMQEEIHVGDEISGTVIKADDGEGNILLSRKSANDTLVWEKFERMLEERTVVPVKVAEVVNGGVTAYLEGVRGFIPASKLAASYVENLDEWVGKTVEVTVITVEKDRKKLVLSGREVAREKERAEKRKKIEKCEVGAVMEGTVDTLKDYGAFVTLENGLSGLVHISRISSQRIKHPGVVLKEGQTVKVKIIGIKDGKISLSMKDAEPEETEEVFDYHENGQATTGLGALLKGLKL from the coding sequence ATGTCAGAAGAAAGATTGACAGAAGAAAAATTAAATGAAAATATGGAGAATGCAGAGACAATGGCTGATTATGAGAAAGAACTGGAGGCGTCCTTCAAGAAAGTAAAGGAGGGCGATATTCTAACGGGAACCGTGATCGGTGTGACGGACAGCCAGGTGATCGTAGATCTCAAGTATTATGCGGAGGGGATTATCCGCCGGGAGGATATTACGGACGATCCTGACTACAATATGCAGGAAGAAATCCATGTGGGGGATGAAATTTCCGGTACAGTGATTAAGGCAGATGACGGAGAGGGAAATATTCTGCTCTCCAGAAAGAGCGCAAATGACACCCTGGTCTGGGAGAAGTTTGAGCGGATGCTGGAAGAGCGCACCGTTGTCCCTGTCAAGGTGGCAGAGGTGGTAAACGGAGGAGTTACCGCTTACCTGGAGGGTGTAAGAGGCTTTATACCGGCATCCAAGCTGGCCGCTTCCTATGTGGAGAACCTGGATGAGTGGGTAGGAAAGACAGTGGAGGTCACTGTCATCACCGTGGAGAAGGACAGAAAGAAGCTGGTTCTCTCCGGCCGTGAGGTTGCCAGGGAGAAAGAGAGGGCAGAGAAGAGAAAGAAAATTGAAAAATGCGAGGTTGGAGCCGTCATGGAGGGAACCGTGGATACGCTGAAGGATTACGGTGCCTTCGTGACTCTTGAAAACGGACTTTCCGGTCTCGTACACATTTCCCGCATCAGCAGTCAGAGGATCAAGCACCCCGGCGTGGTCTTAAAAGAGGGACAGACCGTGAAGGTGAAGATCATCGGCATCAAGGATGGAAAAATCAGCCTGAGCATGAAGGATGCAGAGCCTGAGGAAACAGAGGAGGTATTTGACTACCATGAGAACGGCCAGGCGACTACCGGCCTCGGCGCTCTGTTAAAGGGACTGAAATTATAG
- the dtd gene encoding D-aminoacyl-tRNA deacylase, which translates to MKIVLQRVSHASVTVDEKVIGAIGQGFLVLLGVSDTDTEEIADKMVDKLCKLRIFQDDQGKTNLSLADVGGELLVVSQFTLYADCRKGNRPSFIKAGAPELANRLYEYVVERCRTYVDKVEHGEFGADMKVELLNDGPFTLVLDSEEICR; encoded by the coding sequence ATGAAAATTGTACTTCAGAGAGTGTCACATGCCAGCGTGACAGTAGACGAAAAGGTGATCGGAGCCATTGGGCAGGGATTTCTGGTGCTCCTTGGCGTTTCAGACACAGACACGGAAGAGATTGCCGACAAAATGGTGGATAAGCTTTGCAAGCTCCGGATCTTTCAGGATGATCAGGGAAAGACGAACCTTTCTCTGGCAGATGTGGGGGGAGAGCTTCTGGTGGTGAGCCAGTTTACTCTCTACGCAGACTGCAGAAAGGGCAACCGGCCAAGCTTCATCAAGGCCGGTGCGCCGGAGCTTGCAAACCGCCTGTATGAGTATGTGGTAGAGCGCTGCAGGACCTATGTGGACAAGGTAGAGCACGGTGAATTTGGAGCCGACATGAAGGTGGAGCTTTTAAATGACGGACCCTTTACCCTGGTTCTGGACAGCGAGGAGATTTGCAGATAA
- a CDS encoding aminopeptidase produces the protein MKKKKKEKRQMADTAKELQKSLTWEFPHIAKEAPAQTEEAAEYCEGYKAFLNKAKTEREFVTEAVKILTENGYTPYEIGKKYQAGDKVYLVNRKKALIMTTFGEKSLEEGIRLNIAHIDSPRLDLKPNPLFEKTDIAYLKTHYYGGIRKYQWATIPLSMHGVVIRKDGEAVNICIGEEEGDPVFCVTDLLPHLAAEQNERKLKDGIKGEELNVIIGSVPYADEEIKEPVKLLVLKLLNDRYGMTEKDFIRAEIELVPAVKAVDVGLDRSLVGAYGQDDKVCGYTALTAEIATKLPTYTTVTVLADKEEIGSVGNTGLDSDFSLHYIEYLAEAEGVNAKTVLRNSICLSSDVNAAYDPTFASVYEERNSCYINKGCVLTKYTGARGKSGSNDASAETMAKIVEIMDAEGVYWQTGELGAVDVGGGGTVACYVAKMNVDVVDLGVPILAMHSPFELASKLDIYNTYKAFKAFYK, from the coding sequence ATGAAGAAAAAGAAAAAGGAGAAAAGACAGATGGCAGACACAGCAAAAGAATTACAGAAGAGCCTGACCTGGGAGTTTCCGCATATTGCAAAGGAGGCGCCGGCTCAGACAGAGGAGGCAGCAGAATACTGCGAGGGCTACAAGGCATTTTTAAATAAGGCGAAGACAGAGAGGGAGTTTGTGACAGAGGCTGTGAAAATCCTCACTGAGAACGGCTACACACCCTATGAAATCGGAAAAAAATATCAGGCAGGGGATAAGGTTTACCTGGTAAACAGAAAGAAGGCTCTGATCATGACGACCTTCGGCGAGAAATCCCTGGAGGAGGGAATCAGGCTGAATATTGCCCATATCGACTCCCCAAGGCTTGACTTAAAGCCGAATCCGCTGTTTGAGAAGACAGATATTGCCTATTTAAAGACACACTATTACGGCGGAATCCGCAAGTATCAGTGGGCTACCATTCCCCTTTCCATGCACGGCGTGGTGATCAGAAAGGACGGAGAGGCAGTCAATATCTGCATCGGCGAGGAGGAGGGAGATCCCGTATTCTGTGTGACGGATCTTCTGCCTCATCTGGCTGCCGAGCAGAATGAGAGAAAGTTAAAGGACGGAATCAAGGGAGAGGAGCTGAATGTGATTATCGGCTCTGTGCCCTATGCGGATGAGGAGATCAAAGAGCCGGTGAAGCTGCTTGTCTTAAAGCTTCTGAATGACCGGTACGGTATGACAGAGAAGGATTTTATCCGCGCGGAAATCGAGCTTGTTCCGGCAGTCAAGGCAGTGGATGTGGGACTTGACAGAAGCCTGGTGGGCGCCTACGGACAGGATGACAAGGTATGCGGCTACACGGCCCTGACAGCGGAGATCGCCACAAAGCTTCCGACCTACACGACGGTGACGGTGCTGGCAGACAAGGAAGAGATCGGTTCTGTGGGAAATACAGGTCTTGACTCTGACTTCAGCCTTCACTATATCGAGTATCTGGCAGAGGCTGAGGGAGTGAATGCAAAGACTGTCCTCAGAAATTCCATCTGCCTGTCCTCCGATGTGAACGCTGCCTATGATCCGACCTTTGCGAGTGTGTATGAGGAGAGAAATTCCTGCTACATCAACAAGGGCTGTGTGCTGACCAAGTACACGGGGGCCAGAGGAAAATCTGGAAGCAATGATGCCAGCGCCGAGACCATGGCTAAAATCGTGGAGATCATGGATGCAGAGGGCGTTTACTGGCAGACAGGAGAGCTGGGAGCTGTGGACGTGGGAGGCGGCGGAACCGTTGCCTGCTATGTGGCTAAGATGAATGTGGACGTCGTGGATCTGGGCGTGCCGATCCTGGCTATGCATTCTCCGTTTGAGCTGGCTTCAAAGCTGGATATTTACAACACGTATAAGGCATTCAAGGCCTTCTACAAATAA
- the tig gene encoding trigger factor, translating into MRKLLTAGLAGMAAVMIMTGCGAKDEAKTATASDAKAGIVLGEYKNVPVTVVKPSVSDEELDARIETVLGGYATWDAVDRAAEEGDRVNIDYKGLKDGVAFEGGTAEGYNLVLGSGSFIDGFEDGLIGAAAGEQRNLNLTFPENYQSEELAGQDVVFEVTVNEVAEKHTPELTEAFVAENFPDLGTVDAYKEDLRQQMLDSKQQQSDQQRNAELLSAIVEDSEITCATEDVDEIYDQQINYYTTMASLYGLELADYASVMGMDEDTFRTEVRNIAELTVKQNMVLDEVAKKEGLKVEDADRQALAEEYKDVYESVDDMIEQAGAENVDRAILSEKALQVIVDNADITTVDGIDVAE; encoded by the coding sequence ATGAGAAAATTATTAACAGCAGGACTCGCAGGAATGGCAGCAGTGATGATTATGACCGGCTGCGGGGCAAAGGATGAAGCAAAAACCGCTACAGCGTCAGATGCGAAAGCCGGCATCGTGCTGGGAGAGTACAAGAATGTGCCGGTGACAGTTGTGAAACCGTCTGTTTCCGACGAGGAGCTGGATGCGAGAATTGAGACGGTTCTGGGCGGATATGCCACCTGGGATGCCGTAGATCGGGCAGCAGAAGAAGGGGACAGGGTAAATATTGACTATAAGGGGCTGAAGGACGGCGTGGCCTTTGAGGGCGGCACGGCAGAAGGATATAACCTGGTGCTGGGCTCCGGCAGCTTTATCGACGGCTTTGAGGACGGGCTCATTGGGGCAGCGGCAGGGGAGCAGAGGAATCTGAACCTGACCTTCCCGGAGAACTACCAGTCAGAGGAGCTGGCAGGCCAGGATGTTGTGTTTGAGGTTACGGTAAATGAGGTGGCTGAGAAGCATACGCCGGAGCTGACGGAAGCGTTTGTGGCGGAAAATTTCCCGGATCTCGGCACTGTGGATGCGTATAAAGAGGATTTGAGACAGCAGATGCTGGACAGCAAGCAGCAGCAGAGCGACCAGCAGAGAAATGCAGAGCTGCTCTCTGCGATTGTGGAGGACTCCGAGATCACATGCGCCACAGAGGATGTAGACGAGATCTATGATCAGCAGATCAACTACTATACTACCATGGCTTCCCTCTACGGACTGGAGCTTGCAGATTATGCATCTGTGATGGGAATGGACGAGGATACCTTCCGCACAGAGGTGAGAAATATTGCAGAGCTTACAGTAAAGCAGAATATGGTTCTCGACGAGGTGGCAAAGAAGGAGGGATTGAAGGTCGAGGATGCAGACCGCCAGGCCCTCGCTGAGGAGTACAAGGACGTATACGAGAGCGTTGACGATATGATCGAGCAGGCCGGAGCAGAAAATGTGGACAGGGCCATTCTCTCTGAGAAGGCGCTGCAGGTGATTGTGGACAATGCGGACATCACAACAGTGGACGGAATCGACGTAGCAGAGTAG
- a CDS encoding xanthine phosphoribosyltransferase → MQILYDRIRRDGVVRAGNVLKVDRFLNHQMDIELFKEIGKEFKRRFADVEVNKILTIEASGIGIACIVAQYFNVPVVFAKKTKTKNIAGDVYTTKVESFTHGTVYDIIVSKEFLGKGDKVLVIDDFLAKGKALDGLTTLIQNSGAELVGAGIVIEKGFQCGGDIIRKKGIRLESLAIVDSMDEKTGEIVFRGEKKNAE, encoded by the coding sequence ATGCAGATTTTATACGATAGAATCCGCAGGGATGGAGTGGTGAGAGCAGGAAATGTTCTGAAGGTGGACCGCTTCCTGAATCATCAGATGGATATTGAGCTGTTTAAGGAGATCGGAAAGGAGTTCAAGCGCCGCTTTGCCGATGTGGAGGTGAACAAAATCCTGACCATTGAGGCCTCCGGTATAGGAATTGCCTGCATTGTGGCACAGTATTTCAATGTGCCGGTGGTTTTTGCCAAGAAGACAAAGACGAAAAATATTGCCGGGGACGTCTATACGACGAAGGTGGAGTCCTTTACCCACGGAACCGTGTACGACATTATCGTGTCCAAGGAGTTTTTGGGAAAGGGAGATAAGGTGCTTGTCATCGACGACTTTCTGGCAAAGGGCAAGGCCCTTGACGGGCTGACCACCCTTATCCAGAACTCAGGGGCAGAGCTGGTGGGAGCCGGAATCGTGATCGAAAAGGGCTTCCAGTGCGGAGGAGATATTATCAGGAAGAAGGGGATTCGTCTGGAATCGCTGGCCATTGTGGACAGCATGGATGAAAAGACGGGTGAAATTGTGTTCCGGGGCGAGAAGAAAAACGCAGAATAG
- a CDS encoding HAD family hydrolase → MGNRKALFFDIDGTLFSETDRNVPESASRALEKARSRGHLVFVNTGRTWCETEQIRTLVDVDGWLCGCGTYIVAEGSVLYDRRIPKERGEEIKAAVIRCGLDGVLEGVEACYMQKAPSPMKKVEDCRKGFMAMGIISDYTWEDTCYDFSKFCLMTDENSRMDELKKEIGRDMEIIDRGDDFFEIVPKGHSKATAIEMILKRFGLEREDAWVFGDSMNDLPMFQYALNKVLMGKHDRGLEPYAAFVTKTVEEDGIAYAMETLGLI, encoded by the coding sequence ATGGGAAACAGAAAAGCACTCTTTTTTGACATTGACGGAACCCTGTTCAGCGAGACGGACAGGAATGTGCCTGAGAGCGCGTCCAGAGCGCTGGAGAAAGCCAGAAGCAGGGGCCATCTGGTCTTTGTGAACACCGGGAGAACCTGGTGTGAGACGGAGCAGATAAGAACGCTTGTGGATGTGGACGGCTGGCTCTGCGGCTGCGGAACCTACATTGTGGCCGAGGGTTCCGTGCTCTATGACAGAAGGATCCCGAAGGAGAGAGGCGAGGAGATCAAGGCCGCCGTGATCCGGTGCGGCCTTGACGGAGTTCTCGAGGGGGTGGAGGCCTGCTACATGCAGAAGGCGCCTTCCCCCATGAAGAAAGTGGAGGACTGCAGGAAAGGGTTCATGGCTATGGGGATTATTTCCGACTATACCTGGGAGGATACCTGCTATGACTTTTCGAAATTCTGTCTCATGACAGACGAGAACAGCCGGATGGACGAGCTGAAAAAGGAGATCGGCCGGGATATGGAGATCATTGACCGGGGAGATGACTTTTTTGAGATTGTTCCAAAGGGCCATTCCAAGGCCACGGCCATCGAGATGATCTTAAAGCGCTTCGGCCTTGAGAGGGAGGATGCCTGGGTATTCGGCGACAGCATGAATGACCTGCCCATGTTCCAGTATGCCCTCAACAAGGTTCTGATGGGAAAGCATGACAGAGGGCTGGAGCCCTATGCGGCCTTTGTCACAAAGACCGTGGAGGAGGACGGAATTGCCTACGCCATGGAAACTCTGGGACTGATTTAG
- a CDS encoding nucleoside hydrolase, translating to MRYLILDTDTGVDDALAILYALGLEARGVCRLVGVTCTFGNVEVETAVKNSRAVLDFLGRRDIPVFGGNNRLFGSGEEFVQRPICRIVHGENGLGNVDIPMPQEKTVDKDENVKEKGDKGASDYKRALDYEAGCGESEAVRFLTEMAELYGERLTVIATASMTNIAEWIQAHREAALRTGTIAVMGGALTVPGNVNPFAEANILADPEAAKFLFESGLSFTMTGLDVTLKTNRRADQMEEKTGRWREEGGACGKVFADMLSYYCTNEAPSNGKKEGAIHDPMAVAAVFRSQLFHILEMNLTVETEGPSRGRTIGDLKRLRDRVKTARVCVDVDEEQFLNEFAEVCLGAFPKCD from the coding sequence ATGAGATACCTGATTCTTGATACAGACACAGGAGTGGATGACGCCCTTGCCATCCTCTACGCTCTGGGACTTGAGGCCAGGGGAGTGTGCAGGCTGGTTGGAGTGACCTGCACCTTTGGAAATGTGGAGGTGGAGACAGCGGTGAAAAACAGCCGCGCTGTCCTTGATTTTCTGGGGCGCAGGGATATTCCCGTATTCGGGGGGAATAACCGGCTGTTCGGAAGCGGCGAGGAGTTCGTACAGCGGCCTATCTGCAGGATTGTCCACGGGGAAAACGGCCTTGGAAATGTGGATATCCCCATGCCCCAGGAGAAAACGGTGGATAAAGATGAAAATGTGAAAGAGAAAGGGGATAAAGGAGCTTCAGATTATAAAAGAGCGTTAGACTATGAAGCAGGCTGCGGGGAATCCGAAGCGGTCCGCTTTCTCACGGAGATGGCGGAGCTTTACGGGGAGAGGCTGACGGTGATCGCCACAGCATCCATGACCAACATAGCCGAGTGGATACAGGCCCACAGAGAGGCAGCTCTCAGGACGGGGACCATCGCCGTCATGGGGGGAGCCCTGACGGTTCCGGGAAATGTGAATCCCTTTGCCGAGGCCAATATCCTGGCAGACCCGGAGGCGGCAAAATTCCTGTTTGAGAGCGGGCTTTCCTTTACGATGACAGGGCTTGACGTGACTCTTAAGACAAACAGAAGGGCAGACCAGATGGAGGAGAAGACAGGCAGGTGGAGAGAGGAGGGAGGTGCCTGCGGAAAGGTCTTTGCCGATATGCTGAGCTACTACTGCACCAATGAGGCGCCTTCGAATGGAAAAAAGGAGGGGGCCATTCACGACCCCATGGCAGTTGCCGCTGTGTTCAGAAGCCAGCTCTTCCATATTCTGGAGATGAATCTGACTGTGGAGACAGAAGGGCCGTCGAGGGGGCGGACAATCGGCGACCTGAAACGTCTGCGGGACAGGGTAAAAACAGCCCGCGTGTGCGTAGATGTGGATGAGGAGCAGTTCCTGAACGAATTTGCTGAGGTGTGTCTGGGAGCCTTCCCTAAGTGTGATTAG
- the hutI gene encoding imidazolonepropionase: MNRLYIRRASELASCSGRTQKRGKEMADIGLIHDGAVLVEDGRITAVGETGQLDRMLGLSEEESHALDRKETEETAWGGRPLSVINAFRKTLLPGFVDSHTHFIFGGYRADEFSWRLKGDSYMSIMERGGGINATIEPTRTASEEELITAGMDRLNRMAEFGVTTVEGKSGYGMDFDTELKQLRVMGELDRRHPVDIVSTFLGPHSVLPEYKGKERAFLDRMLQDVMPAVRRENLAEFADIFCEKGVFSLEDSEYYLTRAKDMGFKLKIHADEMYPLGGAELAARVGAVSADHLLKASDAGIRQMAERGVISTLLPATAFCLKEEYAPARKMIDSGCAVALASDLNPGSCFTNSIPLLIALGCIYMDMSIEEVITALTINGAAALGRAETIGSIEAGKQADLLIMKYPSITYLPYHTAINQVETVIKKGRIILSKNWLKNL, translated from the coding sequence ATGAACAGACTTTACATTCGCCGCGCCTCAGAGCTGGCCTCCTGCAGCGGCAGGACTCAAAAGCGCGGAAAGGAAATGGCCGACATCGGCCTGATTCACGACGGGGCAGTTCTCGTGGAGGACGGCCGGATCACCGCTGTGGGAGAGACAGGGCAGTTAGACCGGATGCTGGGACTTTCCGAGGAGGAGAGCCATGCCCTTGACCGGAAGGAGACAGAAGAGACAGCCTGGGGGGGCCGCCCTCTTTCCGTTATCAATGCCTTCCGGAAAACTCTCCTCCCCGGCTTTGTGGACTCCCACACCCACTTTATTTTCGGCGGATACCGTGCCGATGAATTTTCCTGGCGCTTAAAGGGCGACAGCTACATGTCGATCATGGAGCGGGGAGGCGGCATCAACGCCACCATCGAGCCTACCAGGACTGCCTCCGAGGAGGAGCTCATCACTGCCGGCATGGATCGGCTGAACCGGATGGCAGAATTCGGTGTCACCACCGTTGAGGGCAAGAGCGGCTATGGAATGGATTTCGACACAGAGCTCAAGCAGCTTCGTGTCATGGGGGAACTGGACAGGCGCCATCCGGTGGACATTGTATCCACCTTTTTGGGTCCTCACAGTGTGCTTCCCGAATATAAGGGAAAGGAGAGGGCATTTCTCGACCGGATGCTTCAGGATGTCATGCCTGCTGTGCGCAGGGAAAATCTGGCAGAATTTGCAGATATTTTCTGCGAGAAGGGCGTGTTCTCCCTGGAGGATTCCGAGTATTATCTGACCCGGGCAAAAGACATGGGCTTTAAACTTAAGATCCACGCCGATGAGATGTACCCCCTGGGCGGGGCGGAGCTGGCCGCGCGGGTGGGAGCCGTTTCTGCGGATCATCTCCTCAAGGCATCCGATGCGGGCATCCGCCAGATGGCAGAGCGCGGCGTCATCAGCACCCTTCTGCCTGCCACTGCATTCTGCCTGAAGGAGGAGTACGCCCCGGCACGAAAAATGATCGACAGCGGCTGCGCAGTGGCTCTGGCCTCTGACCTGAACCCTGGAAGCTGCTTTACCAACTCCATTCCCCTTCTGATCGCCCTCGGCTGCATCTATATGGATATGTCCATCGAGGAAGTGATCACCGCCCTCACCATCAACGGCGCGGCGGCTCTGGGACGGGCGGAAACCATCGGTAGTATTGAGGCGGGAAAGCAGGCCGACCTGCTGATTATGAAATACCCCTCCATCACCTATCTGCCTTACCACACCGCCATCAATCAGGTGGAAACCGTGATAAAAAAGGGCAGAATCATTCTCTCGAAAAACTGGCTGAAGAACTTGTAA